GAATTGACAATGATTTTAGCAGCCTGTTACCGTTGGTCTAAAACAGGGATCAGCTAGGGACCTCATCAGTCCTCAGGCCTCGATCAGGAGCTACCATGAAACTGTCAGGCAGGACCGTTCTCGTGACGGGAGGTACCAACGGCATCGGGCTCGGCATTGCCGAGGCGTTTTACGAACGCGGAAGCAGGGTCATCGTCTGCGGACGCGACAAAAGAAGGCTGTCAACGGTGGAGGACAAGTACCCGGGGATCACGGCACTGCCCTGTGATGTCGGGGATGGCCTGCAAAGGAAGGATCTTGCTGCGGAAGTCATACGCCGTTTCCCCGACCTTGACATCTTGGTCAACAACGCAGGCATCCAGAGATATGTCGATCTGAAAAAGGGCCATGACGGACTCAAGTCGGGGGAAGACGAGATCGCCATCAATTTCGTTTCCGTAGTGGAGCTGACGGCTCTCTTCATAGGCCTTCTGATGAGCAGGCAGTCTGCCGCGGTCATCAACGTGAGCTCAGGCCTCGCGTTCATGCCGATGGTTCATGCGCCCATTTACAGCGCAACAAAGGCCGCGATCCACGCATATACCCTTGTACTGCGGCAGCAGCTCAGGGACACGTCGGTCAGGGTCATTGAGATCGTTCCGTCCATGGTGGACACCGGTTTGAACAAGGCGGGACGCGACGCCCATCTCAAGTTCAGAGGGATCGGTCTCCCGGAGTACATCCCGACTGTCATCAGGGGACTGGAAAACGATGTTGAGATGATATTCCATGGGGACGGAGCGAAGATCCTCTCCGAGCCTCGCGGTGAATCGGAGGGTCGTCTGCTGAAGCCGTCCTGGTGATCCGGCGGACCCGGAGGAATGCCATGAGCAAGAGCCCGATAAGTGACCTCCAGCCTGTTGCACTTCCCGAACCGCTCTTTGACCGCTGCCTGACGGTCTTCGAAGCACTGAAGGCCAGAAGGACTTCCCGCGCCATCGGCGGGAAGGCGATCTCCTTGCAGATGCTGTCGGACATCCTCTGGGCGGCACAGGGCGTCAATCGCCTGAAGGGACCTTTCGGAGGACCGGGCAGGACTGCGGGATCGGCGAGCAATTCACAGGAGATCTTCGTCTACGTCGCGAGGGAGGAAGGCACGTATTTGTATGAACCTGAGTCTCTTCGGCTGATTCCGGCGGCCTCGGGGGACAGCCGCTCCCTGGCCATCGGGCCCGGGCAGGGAACGGCCGGGGCAAAGGCCCCCGTCCGCCTCGTCTACGTCGTCGATATCGACCGGTTCAAGAAAGCGGGATTCGACGAACCGGGGCTCCATGATCCGGAGATCCAGAAGTCTTACTTCTTCGTCGATACCGGCCTCATCGCCCAGAATGTGTATCTGGCATCGGCTTCGCTGGGACTCGCTGCGTGGTTTCACAATTGCGACAAAACGGCATTTGCGAAAGAGGTAAAGCTGAAACCGCATCAGCGTCCGCTTTTCGGACAGACGATCGGATATGCCGAGGATGAGACATGAGATGAGGTAAAATACCAGCCTTGCTCTTAGCGAAAGAACATCGAAGCGCTCAACTCCAGTCCATAGGCAACGCGCGTAAAGGCGACCCGGCGCTGCATCGTTCCCCGGCCGAATTACCGACCGCGGTGAATCGTCGAGGTCGAGCAGGTCCGATCCCTGGTGACCGACCTCGTGCAACAGAGACGTGGCGACGCCGCTTCCGATGTCTCCATGCCGTATTCGCTGTGTCCCTTGTAGCATGGCTGTCCCCTCCGCATCCGTTACTCCGGTGTTGTCTGACACATCCTCTTCCGCAATGATATAATTGGTTCAGTCATCCCTGCTGCATGAAAGGCAACCACTATCATCGCTCTCGAAAGGAGTCGTTATGATCGCTGTTACTGGAGCCACCGGGCATTTGGGACGCTTGGTCATCGCGGCACTGCTTAAAAAAGTGCCTCCCTCCGGCATCATCGCTTCCGTGCGAAATGGGGAAAAAGCAAAGGACTTCGCGGCACTGGGCGTGCACGTGCGCTTCGCAGATTACAACCAGCCGCAGGCTTGGGACGACGCGCTGAAAGGCGCGGACAAAGTATTGCTGATATCTTCGAGCGAGATCGGGCAGCGCGCGAAACAACATCGTTCCGTCATCGACGCGGCCAAACGGGCGGGCGTGAAACTCCTGGCCTACACCAGCGTCCTGCGCGCCGACACCTCACCGCTCGGCCTCGCCGCTGAACATAAAGAGACGGAAGGATTGATCCGCGCATCAGGCATTCCTTCTACGCTGCTGCGTCACAGCTGGTACACCGAAAACTATACGGCCGGCATCTCCAACATACTGGCGTACGGCGCAGTGTACGGCTGCGCGGGCCAAGGCCGCGTTGCCTCGGCCGCACGCGCTGATTATGCGGAAGCGGCTGCCGTTGTTCTGACCGCGGAGAACCAGGCAGGACGGGTCTATGAATTGGCCGGTGATGCCGCCTACACTCTGGCGGAGCTGGCGGCTGAGATCTCGCGACAATCGGGCAAAAAGATCGAGTATGTGAACCTGTCGGAAGCCGAGTTCAAGAATGTTCTCGTGAAAGCGGGATTGCCGGAACCGGTCGCCGCATTGCTCTCCAATTCCGACACGGGCATTTCCAAGGGAGGGCTGTTCGATGACGGCCATCAGCTGAGCAAACTC
Above is a window of Nitrospirota bacterium DNA encoding:
- a CDS encoding SDR family NAD(P)-dependent oxidoreductase, with translation MKLSGRTVLVTGGTNGIGLGIAEAFYERGSRVIVCGRDKRRLSTVEDKYPGITALPCDVGDGLQRKDLAAEVIRRFPDLDILVNNAGIQRYVDLKKGHDGLKSGEDEIAINFVSVVELTALFIGLLMSRQSAAVINVSSGLAFMPMVHAPIYSATKAAIHAYTLVLRQQLRDTSVRVIEIVPSMVDTGLNKAGRDAHLKFRGIGLPEYIPTVIRGLENDVEMIFHGDGAKILSEPRGESEGRLLKPSW
- a CDS encoding nitroreductase family protein, with product MSKSPISDLQPVALPEPLFDRCLTVFEALKARRTSRAIGGKAISLQMLSDILWAAQGVNRLKGPFGGPGRTAGSASNSQEIFVYVAREEGTYLYEPESLRLIPAASGDSRSLAIGPGQGTAGAKAPVRLVYVVDIDRFKKAGFDEPGLHDPEIQKSYFFVDTGLIAQNVYLASASLGLAAWFHNCDKTAFAKEVKLKPHQRPLFGQTIGYAEDET
- a CDS encoding SDR family oxidoreductase, translating into MIAVTGATGHLGRLVIAALLKKVPPSGIIASVRNGEKAKDFAALGVHVRFADYNQPQAWDDALKGADKVLLISSSEIGQRAKQHRSVIDAAKRAGVKLLAYTSVLRADTSPLGLAAEHKETEGLIRASGIPSTLLRHSWYTENYTAGISNILAYGAVYGCAGQGRVASAARADYAEAAAVVLTAENQAGRVYELAGDAAYTLAELAAEISRQSGKKIEYVNLSEAEFKNVLVKAGLPEPVAALLSNSDTGISKGGLFDDGHQLSKLINRPTTSLAASVAAAMK